In Cryptomeria japonica chromosome 10, Sugi_1.0, whole genome shotgun sequence, a genomic segment contains:
- the LOC131065187 gene encoding galactoside 2-alpha-L-fucosyltransferase, whose amino-acid sequence MDMTRSRRHSASAIIEDSDVPSSRNMEKKSGLNFTRLLCICFVCFLVLPALVTLSYNVVSQDSLSGPSQISKMQYNVARSVKAADEVGTQSEEIELHEEQKGENQVLDLEEGNQTSTTMNQGLNESSSLKSAQNMDPSLDGLLADGFSTSSCKSRDQVYRYRKATKFKPSAYLLEKLRNYEALHRKCGPNTEVFKRTLDDLKSGKTLADADCQYVVWVSYSGLGNRMVTIAATFLYALLTNRVLLIDRGVDMTDLFCEPFPNTSWFLPSSFPMAWLQPLNESSTQRYGHLLNNSIIQLYENGTQSNLPHYVYLHLTHNYDFHDKLFFCEREQQFLKRIPWLFLRSNNYFVPSLYLLPSFNEELHHLFPQRDSIFHHLGRYLLHPSNTVWGLITRFYQAYLAHAEQRIGLQIRTYDSGYFPYISDQVLACSQKNRVLPNISHSDEFLEAAYENGFAKKPYAVLVTSLSSGYYERIRDLYWEYPTVGGQLVSVFQPSHEERQHTENQSHNMKAWAEMYLLSLCDVLITSPWSTFGYVAQGLAGIKPLIMFKPENDTVPDPPCREVMSMEPCFHAPPFYDCQAQKGIDTGKVFPYVRHCEDVPWGLKVVENDEL is encoded by the exons ATGGATATGACTAGGTCCAGGCGCCACTCTGCTTCAGCCATAATTGAAGATTCAGATGTTCCTAGTAGTCGAAACATGGAGAAGAAGTCAGGATTGAATTTCACTAGATTGTTGTGCATTTGTTTTGTCTGCTTCCTTGTGTTACCGGCTCTTGTTACATTGAGCTACAATGTTGTTTCTCAAGATTCTCTATCAGGACCTTCTCAGATATCAAAGATGCAGTACAATGTAGCTCGCTCTGTCAAGGCAGCAGATGAGGTGGGGACTCAAAGTGAAGAGATTGAATTACATGAAGAGCagaaaggagaaaatcaagtgttGGATTTGGAAGAGGGCAATCAAACTAGCACAACAATGAACCAAG GATTGAATGAGAGCTCTTCTCTGAAGAGTGCTCAGAATATGGATCCATCATTAGATGGTTTGCTTGCTGACGGTTTCAGTACAAGCAGTTGCAAGAGCAGGGATCAGGTGTACCGCTATCGAAAAGCAACCAAATTTAAGCCATCAGCTTATTTGCTAGAGAAGCTTCGGAACTATGAAGCACTCCATAGGAAATGTGGCCCCAATACTGAAGTTTTTAAGAGAACTTTGGATGATCTTAAGTCTGGAAAGACACTAGCAGATGCAGATTGCCAGTATGTTGTGTGGGTTTCATACAGTGGACTAGGCAATAGGATGGTGACAATAGCTGCTACATTTCTTTATGCCCTGCTAACCAATAGGGTACTCCTTATAGACAGAGGTGTAGACATGACCGATCTTTTTTGCGAGCCATTCCCTAACACTTCATGGTTTCTACCTTCAAGTTTTCCCATGGCTTGGCTGCAACCTTTAAATGAATCATCAACCCAGAGATATGGGCATCTGCTTAACAATAGCATTATTCAGCTTTATGAAAATGGTACCCAAAGCAATCTTCCACATTATGTTTATCTTCATCTAACCCACAATTATGATTTCCATGACAAATTATTCTTTTGTGAGAGAGAGCAGCAATTTCTGAAGCGCATACCATGGTTGTTCCTAAGATCCAATAACTATTTTGTACCCTCTCTGTACCTGTTACCCTCATTCAATGAAGAATTGCACCATTTATTTCCTCAAAGGGATTCTATTTTCCATCATTTAGGGAGGTACTTATTGCACCCTTCCAATACAGTCTGGGGCTTGATTACTAGATTCTATCAAGCTTATCTGGCTCATGCGGAACAAAGGATAGGACTGCAGATCAGAACATATGATTCCGGGTACTTCCCGTATATATCAGATCAGGTTTTGGCTTGTAGTCAGAAAAACAGAGTTCTACCCAACATATCTCATAGTGATGAATTCCTTGAAGCTGCATATGAAAATGGATTCGCAAAGAAGCCTTATGCAGTCTTAGTAACCTCTCTAAGTTCTGGGTACTATGAAAGAATCAGAGATTTATATTGGGAATACCCTACTGTAGGTGGGCAGCTTGTGAGTGTCTTTCAGCCCAGCCACGAAGAAAGGCAGCACACTGAAAATCAATCTCACAATATGAAGGCATGGGCAGAAATGTATCTTCTTTCTCTTTGTGATGTACTTATAACAAGCCCATGGTCTACATTTGGATATGTAGCTCAAGGTCTTGCAGGTATAAAACCTTTGATTATGTTTAAGCCTGAGAATGACACTGTTCCAGATCCACCATGTCGTGAAGTCATGTCAATGGAGCCCTGTTTTCATGCACCTCCATTTTATGATTGTCAAGCACAAAAAGGTATAGATACTGGAAAAGTCTTTCCATATGTGCGGCATTGTGAAGATGTGCCTTGGGGTCTTAAAGTAGTAGAGAATGATGAACTGTAA